In Flavobacteriaceae bacterium, the following proteins share a genomic window:
- the prmC gene encoding peptide chain release factor N(5)-glutamine methyltransferase produces the protein MILKQLRTHILSSLSKNYSQEEANSFFYMLTKHYLKLNKIDVPLNFDKIIIEKEQFQFSQAVDRLLVNEPIQYIIGETEFYGLPFKVNLNTLIPRPETEELVDWIVSDLKNNTSEKKILDIGTGSGCIIIALAKTIHNGKFAGVDVSAEALKIAQTNADINKAEVEFIEVNILKQTGNLNGNFDIIVSNPPYVRDLEKTKMLPNVLDNEPHLALFVPDNDPLLFYRKISQFAKKSLNLGGSLYFEINEYLGGEMIQLLENEGFLNIELKQDFFGKDRMIKAMKL, from the coding sequence TAAAAACTACTCTCAAGAGGAGGCTAATTCATTTTTTTATATGCTTACTAAGCATTATTTGAAGTTAAATAAAATAGATGTTCCTTTAAATTTTGATAAAATAATTATTGAAAAAGAGCAATTTCAGTTCAGCCAAGCTGTTGATAGATTATTAGTTAATGAACCCATACAATATATCATAGGCGAAACGGAGTTTTATGGTTTACCATTTAAAGTAAATCTAAATACACTAATTCCTAGACCAGAAACTGAAGAGTTGGTCGATTGGATTGTAAGCGATTTAAAAAATAATACTTCAGAAAAGAAAATATTGGATATTGGAACTGGTAGTGGCTGTATTATTATTGCTTTAGCTAAAACAATACATAATGGTAAATTTGCTGGTGTAGATGTAAGTGCAGAAGCATTGAAAATAGCTCAAACTAATGCTGATATTAATAAAGCAGAGGTTGAGTTTATTGAAGTAAATATTTTAAAACAAACGGGTAATTTAAACGGAAACTTTGATATAATTGTATCTAACCCGCCTTATGTTCGTGATTTAGAAAAAACAAAAATGCTACCTAATGTTTTAGATAACGAACCTCACTTAGCCCTGTTTGTACCTGATAATGATCCTTTATTGTTTTATCGCAAAATTAGCCAGTTTGCTAAAAAATCACTAAATTTAGGAGGCTCCTTATATTTTGAAATTAATGAATATCTAGGAGGAGAAATGATTCAATTATTAGAAAATGAAGGGTTTTTAAATATTGAATTAAAGCAAGATTTTTTTGGAAAAGATAGAATGATTAAAGCGATGAAATTATGA